In a single window of the Verrucomicrobiaceae bacterium genome:
- a CDS encoding polyprenyl synthetase family protein, producing the protein MTAAPAIRASSPVFPFHLVKKDLEHVEAAILEQARAFDPGVEGYVSYVCKTSGKRIRPALVVLAGGATGGVHEGHTRLSVILELVHIASLVHDDIMDGADIRRAQPTAVAKWGSSLSVLLGDSLFAYALELATEFDDTHVCRVIARSSRDVCTGEILQTQRRFDLNLSVPDYLKMIEMKTAALFAAACELGARLNQQTEATQTALRDYGLKLGTAYQIYDDCLDLVGDEKTVGKTLRTDLARGKLTLPILYLLMHATDAQKQKLNRMLLKGEPMDTSILAGIADYEGAVDRAVKFAQNLLVEASAGLIGLAATSHKQALEDITGYLHGLLDQCRAIR; encoded by the coding sequence ATGACCGCCGCACCCGCCATCCGCGCCAGCAGCCCCGTGTTTCCCTTCCATCTCGTCAAGAAGGATCTCGAACACGTCGAAGCAGCTATCCTGGAACAGGCGCGGGCTTTTGATCCTGGTGTGGAGGGCTACGTCAGCTACGTCTGCAAAACCAGTGGCAAGCGCATCCGTCCCGCATTGGTGGTGCTCGCTGGTGGAGCCACCGGGGGAGTCCATGAGGGCCATACCCGCCTCTCCGTCATTCTGGAGCTCGTCCACATCGCCTCGCTCGTGCATGATGACATCATGGACGGTGCCGACATCCGCCGCGCCCAGCCGACCGCCGTGGCGAAATGGGGCAGCAGCCTCAGTGTCCTGCTCGGTGACAGCCTCTTCGCCTATGCCCTGGAGCTGGCGACGGAGTTTGATGACACGCATGTCTGCCGCGTGATCGCACGTTCCTCACGCGATGTCTGCACGGGCGAGATTTTGCAGACGCAGCGCCGCTTTGATCTGAATCTCTCCGTCCCCGATTATCTGAAGATGATCGAAATGAAGACCGCCGCTCTCTTTGCCGCTGCTTGCGAGCTCGGAGCACGGCTCAATCAGCAAACGGAAGCCACGCAGACAGCCCTGCGTGATTATGGCCTGAAGCTTGGCACGGCTTACCAGATCTATGATGACTGCCTCGATCTCGTCGGGGATGAAAAAACGGTCGGCAAGACTCTGCGCACCGATCTAGCCCGTGGGAAGCTCACGCTCCCCATCCTTTATCTCCTGATGCATGCCACCGATGCGCAGAAGCAGAAGCTCAACCGCATGCTGCTCAAAGGTGAGCCCATGGATACCAGCATCCTCGCTGGGATCGCCGATTACGAAGGCGCGGTGGATCGCGCGGTGAAATTCGCCCAAAATCTGCTCGTGGAGGCGAGTGCTGGGCTCATCGGACTCGCCGCGACGTCGCACAAGCAGGCGCTCGAAGACATCACGGGCTATCTCCATGGCCTGCTCGATCAGTGTCGTGCCATTCGCTGA
- a CDS encoding glycosyltransferase, with translation MPDSVLLIIPCYRESGRIGPFLDELATEMARVGRVSIRVVEDGSGAQEQQAMSGLLAPYLQKHAFIRPPLMLAENHGKGGAIYSAWREEKEAAWLAFVDADGSCSAAEVARLIGIARSSPPRTAVIASRVKMLGRHVERDWRRHVLGRIYATVVSILLDLPVYDSQCGLKLVPRADFERIASLLHIHGFAFDVELLTTLLDSGCTVREEPISWHEIPGGKVRFLRDPLLMARDVWHVRQRRGQ, from the coding sequence ATGCCAGACTCTGTCCTGCTCATCATCCCCTGTTACCGGGAGAGTGGGCGCATCGGCCCCTTTCTCGATGAGTTGGCCACGGAGATGGCCCGCGTCGGCCGAGTGAGCATCCGCGTCGTCGAGGACGGCTCCGGTGCACAGGAGCAGCAGGCCATGAGCGGATTACTGGCCCCCTATTTGCAAAAACACGCCTTCATCCGCCCCCCGCTCATGCTCGCAGAGAATCACGGCAAAGGCGGTGCCATCTACTCCGCCTGGCGTGAGGAAAAAGAGGCCGCTTGGCTGGCCTTTGTCGATGCAGATGGCTCCTGCTCTGCGGCAGAGGTCGCTCGTCTCATCGGCATCGCACGCAGCTCCCCGCCACGCACAGCCGTCATCGCCTCCCGCGTGAAAATGCTCGGTCGCCATGTCGAACGTGATTGGCGCAGGCATGTGCTGGGCCGCATCTATGCCACCGTCGTCTCCATCCTGCTCGATCTGCCTGTCTATGATAGCCAGTGCGGGCTAAAACTGGTCCCCAGGGCCGATTTCGAGCGCATTGCCTCGCTGCTGCACATCCACGGCTTCGCCTTTGACGTCGAGCTACTGACCACCCTGCTCGACAGCGGCTGCACCGTCCGTGAAGAGCCCATCTCATGGCATGAAATCCCCGGCGGTAAGGTCCGCTTCCTGCGTGATCCTCTCCTCATGGCCCGAGATGTCTGGCACGTGCGACAAAGGCGCGGGCAGTGA
- a CDS encoding IS630 family transposase: protein MKLPFALWTRKAVAQLLDNRFGLKLPVRTMGLYLKRWGFTPQKPLKKAYEQRPKEVKAWLEQKYPQIAAQAKAEGAEVYWGDQTGVNNQPNAVRGYAPRGETPEIKQMSKRFGNSMMSAVSNRGSSRWMVYKGALDARLLIRFLERLVRSMQGRKVYLILDNLRVHHSRSVKEWLEQHQEQIAVHHLPSYSPELNPDERLNRALKSKLGQLPAARNERELQKQIIGQMRSCQKQPEQIRAFFKSTSTNYAA, encoded by the coding sequence TTGAAGCTACCCTTTGCTCTGTGGACCCGCAAAGCTGTCGCCCAACTGCTGGACAATCGCTTCGGACTCAAGCTGCCAGTGCGCACCATGGGGCTGTATTTGAAGCGCTGGGGGTTCACCCCTCAGAAGCCATTGAAGAAGGCCTACGAGCAGCGCCCCAAGGAAGTCAAAGCCTGGCTGGAGCAGAAGTATCCGCAAATCGCAGCGCAGGCCAAGGCCGAAGGGGCCGAGGTTTATTGGGGAGACCAGACCGGCGTCAACAACCAGCCCAATGCCGTGAGAGGCTACGCACCACGCGGAGAGACGCCCGAGATCAAACAGATGTCCAAACGCTTTGGCAACTCGATGATGAGCGCGGTGAGCAACCGGGGAAGTTCGCGGTGGATGGTTTACAAAGGGGCGCTGGACGCGCGGCTTCTCATCCGCTTTTTGGAGCGGTTGGTTCGCTCGATGCAGGGGCGCAAAGTGTATCTCATCCTCGACAACCTGCGGGTGCATCACAGCAGGTCGGTGAAGGAGTGGCTGGAGCAGCATCAGGAGCAGATCGCGGTGCATCACCTGCCCAGTTACAGTCCAGAACTCAATCCCGACGAGAGGCTCAACCGTGCGCTGAAAAGCAAACTGGGACAGCTTCCCGCCGCGCGGAATGAGCGGGAGTTGCAAAAGCAGATCATCGGTCAGATGCGCTCGTGCCAGAAACAGCCCGAACAAATCCGTGCCTTCTTCAAATCCACCTCAACAAACTATGCCGCTTGA
- a CDS encoding transposase — protein MSKPKHTHATHATQPPHQRSRPDTQAHTAQYHQHRRQETGVDAKARTFSALSLLGTMIFAQLVHALSRNDICDWLRLKTRAIAAFGLTPPSRNNLSYANKERDALFTELVFWRTLEHLHHCDASFGSQRPGGGSRAPLHRFKVRIHAVDSTVMELVANCMGWARHRRSKAAAKMHLSLSLSLNSFLLTFAIVGSAGEHDNKRARELCAGLLEGEVVVFDKAYVDFAHLHDLDLRGVQWVTRAKDNFLLPRPAQPASDQWLRHCEGSDRQAHRDKVEAVLRIERAAGRGLGGGRG, from the coding sequence ATGTCAAAACCAAAACACACACATGCCACCCATGCCACCCAGCCACCACATCAACGTTCTCGGCCAGATACTCAAGCTCATACCGCGCAGTATCATCAGCACCGCCGCCAGGAGACCGGCGTGGATGCCAAGGCGCGAACCTTCAGTGCCCTGAGCCTCCTCGGCACGATGATCTTCGCCCAGCTCGTCCACGCTCTGAGCCGCAACGACATCTGCGACTGGTTGCGGCTCAAGACCCGCGCCATCGCCGCCTTCGGCCTCACCCCGCCCTCGCGCAACAACCTCTCCTACGCCAACAAGGAGCGCGACGCACTCTTCACCGAGCTGGTCTTCTGGCGCACGCTGGAACATCTGCACCATTGCGATGCGAGCTTTGGCTCCCAGCGGCCAGGCGGCGGTTCACGCGCTCCGCTTCACCGTTTCAAAGTGAGGATACATGCCGTCGATTCCACCGTGATGGAGCTGGTGGCCAACTGCATGGGTTGGGCCAGACACCGCCGCAGCAAGGCCGCCGCCAAGATGCACCTGAGCTTGAGCTTGAGCTTGAACAGCTTCCTGCTCACCTTCGCCATCGTGGGCAGCGCCGGCGAGCACGACAACAAGCGCGCCCGCGAGCTATGCGCTGGTCTGTTGGAGGGCGAGGTGGTCGTCTTTGACAAGGCTTACGTGGATTTCGCCCACCTGCATGATCTCGATTTGCGCGGCGTGCAGTGGGTCACCCGCGCCAAGGACAACTTTTTACTACCGCGTCCTGCGCAACCTGCCAGTGATCAATGGCTGCGGCATTGTGAAGGATCAGATCGTCAAGCTCACCGCGACAAAGTGGAAGCCGTTCTCCGGATTGAGCGTGCGGCGGGTCGAGGCCTGGGTGGAGGTAGAGGGTGA
- a CDS encoding c-type cytochrome has translation MADCYKKLSAKSSGKMSLFVLTMKSLLFLLATLSAAASPIRVLYVDSPGSDTAPLHAAMRDLGRDAIYFDYAKDKVDANFDLVVKPSDDLSRDAILSKLSAERKAAYEAFLAQREPEQREKHPQVANYEKRPEPLTFQKPFSPKGSMERTQVPADCELKLFASEPDIAKPIAFAWDERGRCWVVETRDYPHGVSENHEGQDSVKICEDTDGDGKADKFTVFADKLNLPTGIVFARKGIIVAAPPQFIYLEDTDGDDKADKREVIIDCWGIRDTHAQASSLHYGFDNWIYGCVGYSGIEGYVGGKQHQFAMGTYRFKPDGSAIEFLHQFTNNAWGHSYNDAGDQFGGTANGAPIFFGGIPATAYAEGSRGMTAKKINVDDTCHTITPNFRQVDVFGGYTAAAGSNFIYSDALPKRFQGMAMVCEPTMKVVALMDVQPDGAGYKALDAFNIYASSDEWNSPVHAEVGPDGAVWVADFENFIIQHNPTPSKERGGFVATTGVGGAHENELRDHSRGRIYRIVAKDAPRYVGGPMPAPKTTSKNWVSALNQNTQHGRLLVQKVLVEKQAFIHSGKDELVPDLKAAVSATEGKIGSIHSLWTLHGLEKLDAKTHQAALISKDAKLRRNAIRALGADKAAQDLFFGSGVISDPDLNTRLAAFVKLSDFATTPEIQTLVKKLASDPVVKNDEWLAEAAKMLGKKHKALNYKEGPNLLPNPGFEEPIAKTWQQRDYGNRPGNKDAQWGFVTDPKMVHSGKRAMRCITRDDADTSSFADVALKPNTEYRLSAWIKTHAFRGKASLNDHIGRAETSPKISRNQDWTEVEVVFNSKDRPKASINLLHVGKGDIYFDDVKLCELILENEDDASKLVGDAKRGEKIFWEHPVAACKNCHMLKGQGSAVGPALDGIASRKDAAYIQESLINPNAKLAEGYTATPISPMPPMNLILKPQEFADVKAFILSLK, from the coding sequence ATGGCGGATTGTTACAAAAAGTTGTCGGCGAAATCGAGTGGGAAGATGAGTTTGTTCGTCCTCACGATGAAATCGCTTTTGTTTCTCCTCGCCACTCTCTCCGCTGCCGCCAGCCCCATCCGCGTGCTGTATGTGGACTCACCTGGTTCCGATACGGCTCCGCTCCACGCCGCCATGCGTGACCTCGGCCGTGATGCGATCTATTTTGATTACGCGAAGGACAAAGTGGATGCGAATTTCGACCTCGTCGTGAAACCGAGTGACGATCTCAGCCGCGACGCCATCCTCTCCAAGCTCTCCGCCGAGCGCAAAGCCGCCTACGAGGCCTTTTTGGCCCAAAGAGAGCCTGAGCAGCGTGAAAAGCATCCGCAGGTCGCGAACTACGAGAAGCGCCCGGAGCCGCTCACCTTCCAGAAGCCGTTTTCGCCCAAAGGCAGCATGGAGCGCACACAGGTGCCTGCGGATTGCGAGCTGAAGCTCTTCGCCAGCGAGCCAGACATCGCGAAACCCATCGCCTTCGCGTGGGATGAGCGTGGTCGTTGCTGGGTCGTCGAAACTCGCGACTACCCGCACGGCGTCAGCGAGAACCACGAAGGCCAGGACAGCGTGAAAATCTGCGAAGACACCGATGGCGATGGCAAAGCGGACAAATTCACCGTCTTCGCCGACAAGCTCAATCTGCCCACCGGCATCGTTTTCGCCCGCAAAGGCATCATCGTGGCCGCACCGCCGCAGTTCATCTACCTCGAAGACACGGATGGCGATGACAAAGCCGACAAACGCGAGGTCATCATCGACTGCTGGGGCATCCGCGACACGCATGCACAGGCGAGCAGCCTGCATTACGGCTTCGACAACTGGATCTACGGCTGCGTCGGCTACAGCGGCATCGAAGGCTACGTCGGCGGGAAGCAGCATCAGTTCGCCATGGGAACGTATCGCTTTAAGCCGGACGGCAGCGCCATCGAGTTCCTGCACCAGTTCACGAACAACGCGTGGGGCCACAGCTACAATGATGCGGGCGATCAATTCGGCGGCACCGCGAATGGTGCGCCCATCTTCTTCGGCGGCATCCCCGCCACCGCCTACGCGGAAGGCTCACGCGGCATGACCGCGAAGAAGATCAACGTCGACGATACCTGCCACACCATCACGCCAAACTTCCGCCAAGTGGACGTCTTCGGCGGCTACACCGCCGCCGCAGGCTCGAACTTCATCTACAGCGATGCTTTGCCAAAGCGCTTCCAAGGCATGGCCATGGTCTGCGAGCCCACGATGAAGGTCGTGGCCCTCATGGACGTGCAGCCAGACGGTGCCGGCTACAAGGCGCTCGATGCCTTCAACATCTACGCCAGCAGCGACGAATGGAACAGCCCCGTGCATGCCGAGGTCGGCCCCGATGGTGCGGTGTGGGTGGCCGATTTCGAAAACTTCATCATCCAGCACAACCCCACGCCCAGCAAAGAACGCGGCGGCTTCGTGGCGACGACCGGCGTCGGTGGTGCGCATGAAAATGAGCTGCGGGATCACAGCCGTGGGCGCATCTATCGGATCGTTGCAAAAGACGCACCAAGGTATGTTGGCGGCCCCATGCCTGCTCCCAAGACCACCAGCAAAAACTGGGTTTCAGCGCTAAACCAAAACACTCAGCATGGTCGTCTTTTGGTTCAGAAGGTTCTTGTAGAAAAACAGGCATTCATCCATTCAGGAAAAGACGAATTGGTTCCAGATCTCAAAGCTGCTGTTTCAGCAACCGAAGGTAAGATTGGCTCGATTCATTCGCTATGGACACTTCACGGCCTCGAAAAACTCGACGCCAAAACCCACCAAGCCGCCCTCATCTCCAAAGACGCCAAACTCCGCCGCAACGCCATCCGCGCCCTCGGCGCCGACAAGGCCGCGCAGGACCTCTTCTTCGGCTCCGGCGTCATCTCTGATCCTGATTTGAACACACGCCTCGCTGCGTTCGTGAAGCTCTCCGACTTCGCCACGACGCCTGAGATCCAAACACTCGTCAAAAAGCTCGCCAGCGATCCTGTCGTGAAAAACGACGAATGGCTCGCCGAGGCCGCGAAGATGCTCGGGAAGAAGCACAAGGCCCTAAACTACAAAGAAGGCCCCAACCTGCTCCCCAACCCCGGCTTTGAAGAACCCATCGCCAAAACGTGGCAACAGCGCGACTACGGCAACCGCCCCGGCAACAAAGACGCGCAGTGGGGCTTCGTCACCGATCCCAAGATGGTCCACAGCGGCAAACGCGCCATGCGCTGCATCACCCGCGATGACGCCGACACCAGCTCCTTCGCCGATGTGGCACTCAAACCGAACACCGAATACCGCCTCAGTGCCTGGATCAAAACGCATGCCTTCCGCGGCAAAGCCAGCCTCAACGACCACATCGGCCGCGCCGAGACCTCGCCGAAAATCAGCCGCAACCAGGACTGGACCGAGGTGGAAGTCGTCTTCAACAGCAAGGACCGCCCGAAAGCCAGCATCAACCTCCTCCACGTCGGCAAAGGCGACATCTACTTCGACGACGTGAAGCTCTGCGAGCTCATCCTCGAAAACGAAGACGATGCGAGCAAGCTCGTCGGCGATGCCAAACGCGGCGAAAAGATCTTCTGGGAGCATCCCGTGGCCGCTTGCAAGAACTGCCACATGCTCAAAGGCCAGGGCAGCGCCGTAGGCCCCGCCCTCGACGGCATCGCCAGCCGCAAAGACGCCGCCTACATCCAGGAAAGCCTCATCAACCCGAACGCCAAGCTCGCCGAAGGCTACACCGCCACGCCGATCTCGCCGATGCCGCCGATGAATCTTATTTTGAAGCCACAGGAGTTTGCGGATGTGAAGGCGTTCATCCTGAGCCTTAAGTGA
- a CDS encoding metal ABC transporter ATP-binding protein, translated as MVTADDHTHCTHDHDHGDHVCWGGGGDARSHHHRLIIDDLRVSYRDVLALDGIHLSAECGRSIALIGPNGAGKSTLLKSLAGLIPADSGSILWRGQPLTRSSREIAYLPQRGDVDWNFPITVRGLVEMGRYPNLGWWKNFSPHDADIVARALKAMQLEDLQHRQIRALSGGQQQRAFIARALAQEAHVLLLDEPFTGLDKPAQDNLARLMRELTREGRLLIASHHDLQTAPAIFDDVLLIRKTQVAYGPVAQALSRENVRLAYE; from the coding sequence ATGGTGACCGCAGACGACCACACGCATTGCACCCACGACCATGATCACGGCGATCATGTCTGCTGGGGTGGCGGCGGAGATGCCCGCAGCCACCATCACCGCCTCATCATTGATGACCTACGCGTCAGCTACCGCGACGTCCTCGCCCTAGATGGCATCCACCTCAGTGCTGAATGCGGTCGCAGCATCGCCCTCATCGGCCCGAATGGCGCTGGTAAAAGCACTCTGCTGAAATCCCTGGCAGGACTCATCCCCGCAGACAGTGGCAGCATCCTCTGGCGCGGCCAGCCGCTCACCCGCAGCAGTCGCGAGATCGCCTACCTACCCCAGCGCGGCGATGTGGACTGGAATTTCCCCATCACCGTGCGTGGCCTGGTGGAAATGGGCCGCTACCCCAATCTCGGCTGGTGGAAAAACTTCTCCCCGCATGACGCTGACATCGTCGCCCGCGCTTTGAAAGCCATGCAGCTCGAGGACCTCCAGCATCGCCAGATCCGCGCCCTCTCCGGAGGCCAGCAGCAGCGTGCCTTCATCGCCCGCGCCCTAGCCCAGGAGGCCCATGTGCTCCTACTCGATGAGCCCTTCACCGGCCTGGATAAGCCCGCCCAGGACAACCTCGCCCGCCTCATGCGCGAGCTCACCCGCGAAGGCCGCCTCCTCATCGCCAGCCATCACGATCTACAAACCGCACCCGCCATCTTCGACGACGTGCTCCTCATCCGCAAAACACAGGTCGCCTACGGCCCCGTCGCCCAGGCCCTCTCCCGAGAAAACGTCCGACTCGCCTACGAATAG
- a CDS encoding PSD1 domain-containing protein gives MKQFLPALSLLFPAALPAVDFVKDIQPIFARSCYSCHGPHRSEAAFRLDHKPTALKGGDLGPAIIPGKAAESLLVHAVSGKDPKMKMPRKGAPLSAAEIEKITAWINAGAVWPDSASARIELKTDHWAFQPPVRPAVPKTAPHPIDAFIRAKLAEQGMQPSPKAAPETLIRRLYLDLIGLPPTPEEIQSAIHHPESVVDKLLRSPHYGERWGRHWLDAAHYADSNGYEKDPLRHIWFYRDWVISAFNRDLPYDQFIIEQLAGDQLPGATQDQIVATGFLRNSMINEEGGVDPEQFRMEAMFDRMDVIGKSILGLTIGCTQCHDHKYDPITQEEYYRMFAFLNNDNEPWRVVYTPAELQARSQVLTEVKSLEEKLKHENSDWQKRQQGWLATLPQVKWSTLKFEDDPAGGEKALRQPDGSILAQGYAPTRSEVKFAVKLDQPRMIRAFRIELMNDPNLPAYGPGRSQKGTAALTEFNATLKGSALKFVKATADFGEPEKTPLVAFARDQDAAKDQRVTGPVSYAIDGDDKTAWGIDAGPGRRNVPRNAVFTLEKPIEVKPGEELTIGLSMKHGGWNSDDLQTMNLGRYRVSSTDAADAVADPLFGVKDAFAAFRTTVPEWKPANDLIEAAWKKHPEGTTSLVLDARDAPRMTTMLKRGDFTKPGARVSAGVPAMLHALPQGADGSRLTFARWLAARNSPTTARAVVNRVWQSYFGTGLINTPEDLGTQGEVPQHRALLDWLAVEFMDSGWSLKKLHRLIVTSETYQQSSAITDANRKSFELDPYNRLLGRGSRLRVEGEVVRDIQLAVSGLLHAQVGGRPVMPPAPAFLFEKPASYAPFPWRVEADSQQYRRAVYVFRRRSTPYPFLSTFDVPNGEASCIRRARSNTPLQALMTLNETMSLEAAAALAKRMQAAGESAQKRIETGFQLCTSRLPTPKESQALLDLLSRQKHRASGNTQAADAWTVVARVLLNLDETITRE, from the coding sequence ATGAAACAATTCCTGCCTGCTCTCTCACTCCTTTTTCCGGCTGCTTTACCTGCGGTGGATTTTGTGAAGGACATTCAGCCGATTTTTGCGCGGAGTTGCTACTCCTGCCATGGGCCGCATCGGTCGGAGGCGGCGTTTCGGCTGGATCATAAGCCGACGGCGCTGAAGGGCGGCGATCTGGGGCCTGCGATCATCCCTGGCAAGGCGGCGGAGAGTCTGCTCGTCCACGCGGTGAGCGGCAAAGACCCGAAAATGAAGATGCCGCGCAAAGGTGCGCCGCTGAGTGCGGCCGAGATCGAAAAAATCACCGCTTGGATCAATGCGGGCGCGGTGTGGCCAGATAGCGCGAGTGCGCGGATCGAGCTCAAGACGGATCACTGGGCTTTTCAGCCACCAGTGAGACCTGCGGTGCCGAAAACAGCTCCGCACCCCATTGATGCCTTCATCCGGGCAAAGCTGGCAGAGCAGGGGATGCAGCCTTCCCCGAAAGCCGCTCCAGAGACACTCATTCGCAGGCTCTATCTGGATCTGATCGGCCTACCGCCCACGCCGGAGGAAATTCAGTCCGCCATTCATCATCCTGAGTCCGTGGTGGATAAGCTCCTGCGCAGCCCCCATTACGGCGAGCGCTGGGGCCGCCACTGGCTGGATGCGGCGCACTACGCGGACTCGAATGGGTATGAAAAGGACCCCCTGCGGCATATCTGGTTTTATCGTGATTGGGTGATCAGCGCCTTCAATCGTGATTTGCCGTATGATCAGTTCATCATTGAGCAATTAGCGGGGGATCAGCTCCCTGGTGCCACGCAGGACCAGATCGTGGCCACGGGTTTTTTGCGCAACAGCATGATCAATGAGGAAGGTGGCGTCGATCCAGAGCAGTTCCGCATGGAGGCGATGTTTGATCGCATGGATGTGATCGGGAAAAGCATCCTCGGTCTGACGATCGGCTGCACGCAATGCCATGATCACAAGTACGATCCGATCACGCAGGAGGAGTATTACCGGATGTTTGCCTTTCTGAACAACGACAACGAGCCCTGGCGGGTCGTGTACACACCTGCGGAGCTGCAAGCTCGCTCCCAAGTGCTCACAGAGGTCAAATCGCTGGAAGAGAAGCTGAAGCACGAGAACTCAGATTGGCAGAAGCGGCAGCAAGGCTGGCTCGCCACCCTGCCGCAGGTGAAATGGAGCACGCTGAAGTTTGAAGATGATCCCGCTGGTGGTGAAAAAGCACTGCGGCAGCCGGATGGCAGCATTTTGGCCCAGGGTTATGCCCCGACGCGGAGTGAGGTGAAGTTCGCCGTGAAGCTGGATCAGCCACGCATGATCCGCGCCTTCCGTATCGAGCTGATGAATGACCCCAACTTGCCTGCCTATGGCCCCGGTCGCTCACAGAAGGGCACCGCAGCCCTCACGGAGTTCAATGCCACGCTGAAGGGCAGTGCATTGAAATTCGTGAAGGCGACAGCGGACTTCGGTGAGCCGGAAAAGACGCCGCTGGTGGCTTTTGCGCGGGATCAGGATGCGGCAAAGGATCAACGCGTGACCGGGCCGGTGAGCTACGCCATCGACGGTGACGACAAAACGGCCTGGGGCATCGACGCGGGTCCTGGCAGGCGCAATGTGCCGCGCAATGCCGTTTTCACGCTGGAGAAGCCCATCGAGGTCAAACCGGGCGAGGAGCTCACCATCGGCCTCAGCATGAAACACGGCGGCTGGAACAGCGATGATCTGCAAACGATGAATCTGGGCCGCTACCGTGTGAGTAGCACGGATGCGGCGGATGCCGTGGCTGATCCGCTTTTTGGAGTGAAGGATGCCTTTGCGGCTTTTCGCACGACCGTGCCGGAATGGAAGCCCGCGAATGATCTGATCGAGGCAGCTTGGAAAAAGCACCCTGAGGGCACCACGAGCCTGGTGCTGGATGCACGCGATGCTCCACGCATGACGACGATGCTGAAGCGCGGTGATTTCACCAAGCCAGGGGCAAGGGTGAGTGCCGGAGTGCCGGCGATGCTGCATGCGCTGCCGCAGGGGGCAGATGGATCACGCCTGACCTTTGCGAGGTGGCTGGCGGCGCGGAATTCACCCACCACGGCCCGTGCGGTGGTGAATCGGGTGTGGCAGTCCTACTTTGGCACCGGCTTGATCAATACGCCCGAAGACCTCGGCACACAGGGAGAGGTGCCGCAGCACCGGGCGCTGCTGGATTGGCTCGCGGTGGAGTTCATGGACAGTGGTTGGAGCCTCAAAAAGCTGCATCGCCTCATCGTCACGAGTGAGACCTATCAGCAGAGCTCTGCGATCACGGATGCCAATCGGAAGTCCTTTGAGCTCGATCCCTACAATCGACTCCTCGGCCGTGGATCACGCCTGCGGGTGGAGGGCGAGGTGGTGCGGGACATTCAGCTCGCCGTGAGTGGGCTACTTCATGCGCAGGTAGGTGGTAGGCCTGTGATGCCGCCTGCTCCGGCCTTTTTGTTTGAGAAGCCCGCCAGCTATGCGCCATTCCCCTGGCGGGTGGAGGCTGATTCGCAGCAGTATCGACGTGCGGTGTATGTCTTCCGTCGCCGGAGCACACCGTATCCGTTTTTGAGCACCTTTGATGTGCCCAATGGCGAGGCATCCTGCATCCGCCGTGCCCGCAGCAATACCCCGCTGCAGGCGCTGATGACGCTGAATGAGACGATGAGCCTGGAGGCCGCAGCAGCACTGGCCAAGCGCATGCAAGCCGCCGGTGAGTCCGCGCAGAAGCGCATCGAGACAGGCTTCCAACTCTGCACCTCACGCCTCCCGACGCCGAAAGAATCCCAAGCCCTGCTGGATCTTCTGAGCCGCCAAAAGCACCGCGCGTCCGGAAACACCCAAGCCGCAGACGCCTGGACAGTCGTTGCCCGTGTGCTGCTGAACCTCGATGAGACGATCACGCGGGAGTGA
- the gmk gene encoding guanylate kinase, with the protein MDSPQQRLGLLIVLSGPSGTGKTTLAHRICDRGEAVFSVSCTTRAPRPGEVDGKDYFFLQEADFVEKISQGEFFEHANVHGRRYGTLKSYVVENLKRGVDVILDIDVQGATQVRNCDDEHVRRCLLDIFVMPPGLDELRARLSGRATEDAAAFELRMRNAAEEMTHWREYSHVLVSGSREADGARFDALVAAARMRTSLYI; encoded by the coding sequence ATGGACTCTCCTCAGCAGCGACTCGGCCTCCTCATCGTGCTCTCCGGCCCTTCGGGCACGGGGAAGACGACGCTGGCACACCGTATCTGTGACCGTGGCGAAGCAGTTTTTTCTGTGAGCTGCACCACGCGTGCTCCACGCCCTGGCGAAGTGGATGGCAAAGATTACTTCTTCCTCCAAGAAGCCGATTTCGTGGAAAAAATCTCCCAGGGAGAGTTTTTCGAGCACGCGAACGTGCATGGACGGCGCTACGGCACGCTGAAGAGCTATGTGGTCGAAAATTTGAAACGCGGAGTGGATGTGATCCTCGACATCGACGTGCAAGGCGCGACCCAGGTGCGCAATTGCGATGACGAGCATGTGCGACGCTGCCTGCTGGACATTTTCGTCATGCCACCCGGCCTTGATGAGCTGCGAGCCAGACTCAGCGGTCGTGCGACGGAGGACGCGGCGGCCTTTGAGCTGCGCATGCGCAATGCGGCAGAGGAAATGACCCATTGGCGTGAATACAGCCATGTGCTCGTCAGTGGCAGCCGCGAGGCGGACGGAGCACGCTTTGATGCACTGGTCGCCGCCGCTCGCATGCGCACCAGTCTCTATATTTGA